In Phyllopteryx taeniolatus isolate TA_2022b chromosome 22, UOR_Ptae_1.2, whole genome shotgun sequence, one DNA window encodes the following:
- the tmem168a gene encoding transmembrane protein 168-A: MAHDEEEEELTVEGPKEVDMITSIRCLGYLSSLNLMVAVCVGMYLRWEVTSEPMILVIFILGLFVLGIASILHYYFGMEQASLSLFHLWFGFLLGLLCFLSSPALDSNVKEVVANYLLLASVVMKAIWAATERICRSIRYKAVLLKSTEFLELLGFAIASTTMLLNKSVAIVGLVVALGALIVDLRMKSLLALPNLVSFALVTSLVFFQALGIAANPFALGCYLGRLLCEPVLDVYFSPLGATERWMPVLTLGNMWRRLSLLPLSLLELTFIILAAFKLSHLELWYLVIPGFCLFGVFWCICHVVLLITIWGFHTKLSECQKAWRAQRSSSRGLDQVMASRGIRHFCLISERLMFFSLLSTVILGAVSWQPANGLFLSALLVVLPLESLAHGLFHELGSCLGGTCVGYALVIPTTYCSADGQPALLPPEQAQQLNLRSTGMLNNVQRLFSHHMIRTFGCDYSASGVSLETLHGKLRNFLELRTADGPRHDTYLIFYSGHTHKGSGAWALAGGESLHLAQLLELWKEKNAGHCSRLILVLDTENSLHWVKEVRRVDGVYIAVQTAELSAAGPDPEVGEAPVLGDFTSEWVEFNCNPNSDTQWSEKGRSVAAVYGVSKRWSDYTLHLPTGSDVAKHWKTHFPTVTYPMVHLSNWCCGLNLFWLCSVCLHCFRRCKLAWFPPAVLDTGQGLKLVHS; this comes from the exons ATGGCTCACgacgaagaggaagaggagctgaCCGTCGAGGGGCCCAAGGAGGTGGACATGATCACATCAATACGTTGCCTTGGTTACCTGTCAAGCCTGAACCTCATGGTGGCGGTGTGCGTCGGTATGTACTTGCGCTGGGAGGTGACGAGCGAGCCGATGATCCTCGTCATCTTCATCCTGGGTCTTTTCGTCCTCGGGATTGCGAGCATCCTCCACTATTACTTTGGCATGGAGCAAGCCAGCCTGAGCCTGTTCCATCTGTGGTTTGGCTTCCTGCTCGGTCTCCTGTGCTTCCTCAGCAGTCCTGCCTTAGATTCCAACGTCAAGGAAGTCGTTGCCAACTATCTCCTCCTGGCCAGCGTGGTCATGAAGGCAATATGGGCCGCGACGGAGAGAATATGCCGCTCCATCCGCTACAAAGCCGTCTTGCTGAAGTCCACCGAATTCCTAGAGCTGCTCGGTTTTGCCATCGCCAGCACCACCATGCTTCTCAACAAGTCAGTCGCCATCGTCGGCCTTGTGGTGGCTCTGGGCGCGCTCATCGTGGACTTGAGGATGAAGTCCCTCCTGGCTTTACCCAACTTGGTCAGCTTCGCCCTGGTCACCTCACTGGTGTTTTTCCAAGCCTTGGGCATTGCGGCCAACCCCTTCGCCTTAGGGTGCTACCTGGGTCGGCTGCTGTGCGAGCCCGTGTTGGACGTGTACTTCAGCCCGCTGGGCGCCACCGAGCGCTGGATGCCTGTGCTCACCTTGGGGAACATGTGGAGGCGGCTGTCGCTCCTGCCCTTGAGCCTGCTGGAGTTGACCTTCATCATCCTGGCTGCCTTTAAG CTCAGCCACTTGGAGCTGTGGTACTTGGTGATCCCAGGCTTCTGCCTCTTTGGCGTCTTCTGGTGCATCTGCCACGTCGTCCTCCTCATCACGATCTGGGGCTTCCATACCAAGCTGAGCGAGTGCCAGAAAGCCTGGCGGGCGCAGCGTTCCAGCAGCCGTGGCCTGGACCAGGTCATGGCCTCCAGGGGCATCCGGCACTTTTGCCTCATTTCGGAGCGGCTGATGTTCTTCAGCCTGCTGTCCACGGTCATTCTGGGTGCCGTGTCCTGGCAG CCTGCCAACGGTCTCTTCCTCAGCGCGCTGCTGGTGGTGCTACCGTTGGAGTCGCTGGCCCACGGGCTATTCCACGAGCTGGGCAGCTGTCTGGGGGGCACCTGCGTTGGCTACGCCCTGGTCATCCCTACGACATACTGCAG CGCTGATGGCCAGCCCGCCCTGCTGCCCCCGGAGCAGGCCCAACAGTTGAACCTGCGCTCCACGGGTATGCTGAACAACGTACAGCGTCTCTTCTCTCACCACATGATCCGGACGTTCGGCTGCGACTACTCGGCCAGCGGCGTCAGCCTGGAGACGCTGCACGGCAAGCTGCGCAACTTCCTGGAGCTGCGGACGGCGGACGGGCCGCGCCACGACACCTACCTGATCTTCTACagcgggcacacacacaaaggaagCGGAGCCTGGGCGCTAGCTG GAGGGGAGAGTCTTCATCTGGCCCAGCTGCTGGAGTTGTGGAAGGAGAAGAACGCAGGTCACTGCTCGCGTCTCATCCTGGTCCTGGACACAGAAAACTCCCTCCATTGGGTCAAAGAGGTACGTAGGGTCGATGGGGTATACATAGCGGTACAAACGGCCGAGCTGTCCGCCGCCGGGCCCGACCCAGAGGTGGGCGAGGCCCCCGTACTCGGGGACTTCACGTCCGAATGGGTGGAGTTCAACTGCAACCCAAACAGCGACACGCAGTGGTCCGAGAAGGGACGTAGCGTGGCGGCGGTCTACGGCGTGTCAAAACGCTGGAGCGACTACACGCTGCACCTCCCGACGGGCAGCGACGTGGCCAAGCATTGGAAGACCCACTTTCCCACGGTGACGTATCCCATGGTGCACCTCTCCAACTGGTGCTGTGGCCTCAACCTGTTTTGGTTGTGCAGCGTGTGTCTGCACTGCTTCAGGAGGTGCAAACTCGCGTGGTTCCCACCTGCTGTTTTGGACACAGGACAGGGCCTTAAACTGGTGCACTCCTAG